The proteins below come from a single Malus sylvestris chromosome 3, drMalSylv7.2, whole genome shotgun sequence genomic window:
- the LOC126616699 gene encoding uncharacterized protein LOC126616699 codes for MDTEKIKKYLFQIAMRSKWEAVVRSYWLNKKAHGAKITKSGDTALHVAVSDGQEEHVNELLNQITVKELEIQNERGNTPLHIAAWMGNETMCSCLANAHPSLVTTFNVDNETPLFLAAVYGKKDAFLCMHHIYIPTLDDPRKRYNYCTRNNGDTILHCAISGDNFDLAFQIILLYEDLVKSVNAQGFSPLHILATKPSAFKSGSHLSLFRKIIYYCIYVDELKAEQRNEGIIKTFKEEENPKHPENYQTCINFLRLFRRTMEVFWALTNALFVCLVNKNEDNQREETQSADTGNVPQAPNHTHTINTIDQRGEIKSADPENPIEPNKQTLNTSNPGSKSNVDEGQGHQKFPVNYNTCFEFVKLISKAMLIVLGLGSTQIRKIREKKEKHKWSVQIMTELLERAVMYEYEDSGMNPQVTAPPSHKEQDNDETTPYNIADGGAVPMPPEGNCYLTCLIRIYGDPSLQP; via the exons ATGGACACAGAGAAGATCAAGAAATACTTGTTCCAAATTGCCATGCGGAGCAAGTGGGAAGCAGTTGTTAGAAGCTATTGGCTCAACAAGAAGGCTCACGGAGCAAAAATCACCAAGTCAGGTGACACAGCACTACACGTAGCAGTATCTGATGGCCAAGAAGAACATGTTAACGAGCTATTAAATCAGATTACTGTAAAAGAGCTTGAAATTCAAAACGAGCGAGGGAATACCCCTCTCCACATCGCGGCATGGATGGGAAACGAGACAATGTGTTCGTGCCTTGCCAACGCTCATCCATCTTTGGTCACTACTTTTAATGTAGACAATGAGACTCCTCTATTCTTGGCTGCTGTCTATGGTAAAAAAGATGCCTTCTTATGCATGCACCACATTTATATCCCTACCCTTGATGATCCTCGGAAACGCTACAATTATTGTACGAGGAATAACGGTGACACCATCTTGCATTGTGCAATTTCCGGGGACAACTTTG ATTTGGCATTTCAGATAATTCTTTTGTATGAAGATCTTGTTAAGTCTGTCAATGCGCAAGGCTTTTCCCCTCTCCATATTCTGGCTACCAAGCCTTCTGCCTTCAAAAGCGGGAGCCACCTCAGCCTATTCCGAAAAATTATTTACTACT GTATATATGTTGATGAGCTCAAGGCGGAGCAAAGGAATGAGGGGATAATTAAGACATTCAAAGAGGAAGAGAATCCCAAACATCCAGAAAACTACCAGACATGCATCAACTTCCTTAGGTTGTTCAGGAGAACAATGGAGGTTTTCTGGGCTTTGACCAATGCTCTGTTTGTTTGCCTTG TTAACAAAAACGAAGACAATCAGAGAGAAGAAACACAATCAGCAGATACAGGGAACGTCCCCCAAGCACCTAATCATACTCACACGATTAACACCATCGATCAGAGAGGAGAAATAAAATCAGCAGATCCAGAGAACCCTATAGAACCTAATAAGCAAACTCTCAACACTTCAAATCCAG GGTCAAAATCCAATGTTGATGAAGGTCAAGGACACCAAAAGTTTCCCGTAAACTACAACACCTGCTTTGAGTTTGTCAAGCTTATATCAAAGGCAATGCTGATTGTTCTTGGCTTAG GGTCTACGCAGATAAGAAAGAtaagggaaaagaaagaaaaacacaaatggTCTGTTCAGATCATGACCGAACTCTTAGAACGAGCTGTCATGTATGAGTACGAAGACAGTGGTATGAATCCGCAGGTCACCGCACCACCTTCCCACAAAGAACAAGACAACGATGAGACCACACCTTATAACATTGCTGATGGCGGCGCCGTCCCTATGCCCCCAGAAGGTAACTGCTATTTAACTTGCTTAATTAGAATTTATGGTGACCCATCGTTACAACCCTAA